A single region of the Sorghum bicolor cultivar BTx623 chromosome 7, Sorghum_bicolor_NCBIv3, whole genome shotgun sequence genome encodes:
- the LOC8056911 gene encoding cyclin-D4-1, producing the protein MAPSCYDVAASMLLCAEEHSSILCFEEEEEEELQVVGRKRARSPEPDYGDDFGVDLFPPQSEECVAGLVEKEREHMPRSDYGERLRGGGGDGIDLCVRREAIDWIWKVYTYYNFRPLTAYLAVNYLDRFLSRYELPDGKDWMTQLLSVACVSLAAKMEETAVPQSLDLQVGDARYVFEAKTIQRMELLVLSTLNWRMQAVTPFSYMDYFLNKLNGGNAAPRSWFFQSAELILCAARGTCCIGFRPSEIAAAVAAAVVVGEGNVAGIENACLHVDKERVLLCQDAIQSMSMASSAIDTVPPKSASGSGRTSTSSPVPVPWSPVGVLDAAGCLSYKSEDDAAGAAATVAAASHGASGSSSSSPPVTSKRRKLTSR; encoded by the exons ATGGCGCCGAGCTGCTACGACGTGGCCGCGTCCATGCTCCTCTGCGCCGAGGAGCACAGCAGCATCCTGTGCtttgaggaggaagaggaggaggagttgcaaGTGGTGGGGAGAAAGAGAGCCCGGTCGCCGGAGCCGGACTACGGGGACGATTTCGGCGTGGATTTGTTCCCGCCGCAGTCGGAGGAATGCGTGGCCGGTCTGGTGGAGAAGGAGCGGGAACACATGCCGAGGTCCGACTACGGCGAGAGgctgcgcggcggcggcggcgacggcatcGATCTCTGCGTCCGCCGGGAAGCCATCGACTGGATTTGGAAG GTTTACACATACTACAACTTTCGTCCTCTCACTGCCTACTTGGCAGTGAACTATCTTGATCGTTTCCTCTCACGGTACGAGCTGCCG GACGGCAAGGACTGGATGACACAACTCCTCTCGGTGGCGTGCGTTTCTCTAGCCGCCAAGATGGAGGAAACTGCCGTCCCTCAATCTCTGGACCTTCAG GTCGGAGATGCGCGCTATGTGTTTGAGGCCAAGACGATCCAGAGAATGGAGCTCCTTGTTCTGAGCACCCTCAATTGGAGGATGCAGGCCGTGACACCTTTCTCCTACATGGATTACTTCCTAAACAAGCTCAATGGTGGCAACGCGGCGCCAAGAAGCTGGTTCTTTCAATCCGCAGAGCTTATCCTCTGTGCAGCCAGAG GAACCTGCTGCATAGGGTTTAGGCCGTCTGAGATCGCCGCGGCAGTTGCGGCAGCCGTGGTCGTCGGAGAAGGGAACGTCGCAGGCATTGAGAACGCCTGCCTTCACGTAGACAAG GAGCGGGTGTTGCTGTGCCAGGACGCGATCCAGTCCATGTCCATGGCGTCCTCGGCCATTGACACTGTGCCACCAAAGTCTGCGAGCGGCAGCGGcaggacctccacctcctccccTGTGCCTGTGCCATGGAGCCCTGTAGGGGTGCTGGACGCTGCTGGCTGCCTCAGCTACAAGAGCGAAGACGATGCCGCCGGGGCAGCAGCGACTGTTGCTGCTGCCTCACATGGGGCCTCTGGCTCTTCAAGCTCATCGCCCCCAGTGACCAGCAAAAGGCGAAAACTCACCAGCCGATGA